In Arthrobacter citreus, a genomic segment contains:
- a CDS encoding glucosamine-6-phosphate deaminase, which yields MKVLTLDSREAAGAAGAAVVRDCVQAKPDAVLGFATGSSPLPLYDALADYGLDFTGVRGFALDEYIGLPPGDPRSYGAVIDSEVVQRLGMRPGSVRVPDVAAADLDAAARDYEQAIREAGGVDLQILGIGHNGHLAFNEPGAALDSRTRVEQLAERTRRANSRFFDSPDQVPTRCMTQGIGTILDARHLLLIAHGSDKADIIARALQGPVSPDCPASALQLHPRVTVLLDRPAAARLNLGEDRQ from the coding sequence ATGAAGGTTTTAACCCTGGACAGCCGGGAAGCAGCCGGCGCCGCCGGGGCCGCCGTCGTCCGCGACTGCGTACAGGCCAAGCCCGACGCGGTGCTGGGTTTTGCCACCGGTTCCTCCCCCCTGCCGCTGTATGACGCGCTGGCGGATTACGGTCTGGACTTCACCGGTGTCCGTGGCTTTGCCCTGGACGAGTACATCGGGCTACCGCCCGGAGATCCCCGCAGCTACGGTGCCGTGATCGACAGCGAAGTGGTCCAGCGGCTGGGCATGCGGCCCGGATCCGTGCGCGTTCCCGACGTTGCAGCCGCGGACCTGGACGCCGCCGCTCGGGACTATGAACAGGCCATCCGTGAAGCCGGCGGCGTGGATCTGCAAATCCTCGGCATCGGTCATAACGGCCACCTTGCGTTCAACGAACCCGGTGCCGCCCTTGACTCCCGTACCCGGGTTGAGCAGCTTGCCGAACGGACCCGGCGTGCCAATTCCCGTTTTTTCGATTCCCCCGACCAGGTGCCCACCCGCTGCATGACCCAGGGCATTGGCACCATCCTTGACGCCCGCCATCTGCTCCTGATTGCGCACGGGTCCGACAAGGCCGATATCATTGCCCGGGCGCTGCAGGGACCCGTCAGTCCGGATTGCCCGGCCTCGGCACTGCAGCTGCACCCCCGTGTCACCGTCCTGCTGGACCGGCCCGCCGCCGCCCGGCTGAACCTAGGAGAAGACCGTCAATGA
- a CDS encoding N-acetylglucosamine-6-phosphate deacetylase has translation MSPANRQPVTVLRGRVLLGSRIEETGAVAVAGTVILYAGPESGLNAALAAADISADHDVNEIRLTPGQLAVPGLVDLHCHGGYGVDFPSADASAARAALHRMHAAGTTTVLASLVTAAPADLLSGLEMFTGLAAAGDIAGIHLEGPFLAAARCGAQDPRWLRAPDLDFAAELIAAGGGHLRTMTYAPELPGADALVDLLAEHSVVPSLGHTAASADDAGASLARAAAALAGQSVSAGQTVSVPTVTHLFNGMDPIHHRAPGAVTAALRAARTGAAVVELIADNTHLDPFVVAAMFELLGADNIVLVTDAMAAAGLADGSYRLGPAEVQVRNGVARLESGAIAGGTASMLDLVRNAVAAGVPLESALRSASEIPARVLGKAGQIGSLTAGAQADMLLLDANLRPAGVMHRGTWISAA, from the coding sequence ATGAGCCCGGCCAACCGCCAGCCCGTCACCGTTCTCCGCGGCCGGGTGCTGCTGGGATCCCGCATTGAGGAGACCGGCGCCGTAGCTGTTGCCGGAACCGTGATCCTGTACGCGGGGCCCGAGTCCGGGCTGAATGCGGCACTGGCTGCCGCGGACATCTCGGCTGACCATGATGTAAACGAAATCCGTCTGACCCCGGGCCAGCTGGCCGTTCCCGGGCTGGTGGACCTGCACTGCCACGGCGGCTACGGCGTCGATTTCCCGTCTGCGGATGCCTCCGCCGCCCGTGCGGCGCTGCATCGGATGCACGCTGCCGGGACCACCACCGTGCTGGCCAGCCTGGTGACCGCTGCGCCCGCGGATCTGCTGTCCGGCCTGGAAATGTTTACCGGGCTTGCTGCCGCCGGCGATATTGCCGGCATCCACTTGGAAGGGCCGTTCCTTGCGGCCGCGCGCTGCGGCGCCCAGGATCCGCGCTGGCTGCGTGCCCCCGACCTGGACTTTGCCGCCGAATTGATCGCCGCCGGCGGAGGACATCTGCGCACCATGACGTATGCGCCGGAACTTCCCGGCGCGGATGCCCTGGTGGATCTGCTGGCCGAACATTCAGTGGTCCCCTCGCTGGGGCACACTGCTGCATCCGCGGACGACGCCGGTGCCTCGCTTGCGCGGGCCGCCGCTGCACTCGCGGGCCAGTCGGTCTCAGCAGGCCAGACGGTCAGCGTCCCTACCGTGACGCATCTATTCAACGGCATGGACCCCATCCACCACCGTGCTCCGGGTGCAGTGACCGCTGCGCTGCGTGCGGCACGGACCGGGGCCGCCGTCGTCGAGCTGATCGCTGACAACACCCACCTGGATCCTTTTGTGGTGGCTGCGATGTTTGAGCTTTTGGGTGCTGACAACATCGTCCTTGTCACGGATGCCATGGCTGCGGCAGGGCTCGCCGACGGCTCCTACCGTTTGGGTCCGGCCGAGGTGCAGGTCCGCAACGGCGTGGCCCGGCTGGAGTCCGGCGCCATTGCCGGCGGCACCGCCAGCATGCTGGACCTGGTGCGGAACGCGGTGGCCGCTGGGGTCCCGCTGGAATCCGCCCTGCGGTCTGCCTCCGAGATTCCCGCCCGGGTGCTGGGAAAGGCCGGACAGATCGGGTCCCTCACCGCGGGCGCACAGGCCGATATGCTGCTTCTGGACGCCAACCTCCGCCCGGCCGGCGTGATGCACCGGGGAACGTGGATTTCTGCGGCGTAG
- a CDS encoding FadR/GntR family transcriptional regulator, protein MAALQSDIMDLILDSKLQAGSPLPTEAELCSALGVGRNTLRESLKVLQALGVVEIRHGYGMFVAPTNFDALTAGLSFRGRLSLRQQGKEALELVDVRQTLESGLIGQAMTLMTPEHLARIEATVQEMESLADQGQALAAVDSEFHRQLFEPLGNELLTHLMSVFWDVYSRIHAEAGMKTASLHATAHMHREIFEAVRSGDKALASERINSHFDGIREAIAELVRR, encoded by the coding sequence CTGGCCGCCCTGCAAAGCGACATCATGGACCTGATCCTCGACAGCAAGCTGCAGGCCGGAAGTCCGCTGCCCACCGAGGCCGAACTGTGCTCGGCGCTGGGCGTGGGCCGCAACACCCTGCGGGAATCCCTCAAGGTGCTGCAGGCGCTGGGCGTGGTGGAGATCCGGCACGGCTACGGCATGTTTGTTGCGCCCACCAATTTTGATGCCCTGACCGCCGGGCTCAGCTTCCGGGGCCGGCTGTCGCTGCGGCAGCAGGGCAAGGAGGCACTGGAGCTGGTGGATGTTCGGCAGACCCTGGAATCAGGACTGATTGGCCAGGCCATGACCCTGATGACGCCGGAACATCTGGCCCGCATCGAGGCCACTGTCCAGGAGATGGAATCCCTGGCCGATCAGGGGCAGGCGCTGGCCGCCGTGGACTCGGAGTTTCACCGGCAGCTTTTTGAGCCGCTGGGCAATGAACTGCTGACCCACCTGATGTCGGTCTTTTGGGACGTCTACAGCCGGATCCATGCAGAAGCAGGCATGAAGACCGCCAGCCTGCATGCCACCGCGCACATGCACCGGGAGATTTTCGAAGCCGTGCGCTCCGGCGACAAAGCGCTGGCATCGGAGCGGATCAACAGTCATTTTGACGGCATCCGCGAAGCCATTGCCGAACTGGTGCGCCGATGA
- a CDS encoding ABC transporter permease gives MATLLRLLGRRLAALPFMLLGVTIMVFIVLSVIPADRATAVLGENASEEAKDAFREDRGLNDSLLVQFLRYLGGVVRLDFGFTNPPEESVASKIAAAFPVTLQLTLLGILLAVFLALVLGVTSALYRDRWPDQAIRVFSIAAIATPSFWLAILLIQWFALPAGSIFPTGGLDWADQYGFVGWMYSMALPALALGLPVSASLIRVVRTSMVEELDRDYVRTAIGNGVPYRTVVARNVLRNALVTPVTVLGLRIGYLLGGAVVIEKIFNLNGMGDLIIVGLNTSDTNLVQGAVLTIAVAFVVVNILVDVLYVLINPRIRTV, from the coding sequence ATGGCAACACTTTTGCGCCTGCTGGGCCGCAGGCTGGCAGCTCTGCCGTTCATGCTGCTGGGCGTCACCATCATGGTCTTTATCGTCCTGTCGGTGATCCCGGCGGACCGCGCCACCGCCGTCCTGGGCGAGAACGCCAGCGAAGAGGCCAAAGACGCCTTCCGTGAGGACCGCGGCCTGAACGACTCCCTGCTGGTGCAGTTCCTGCGCTACCTGGGCGGAGTGGTGCGGCTGGACTTCGGCTTCACCAACCCGCCGGAGGAATCCGTGGCCTCCAAGATTGCCGCGGCATTCCCGGTCACCCTGCAGCTGACCCTGCTCGGCATCCTGCTGGCCGTGTTCCTGGCCCTGGTGCTGGGCGTAACCAGCGCCCTGTACCGGGACCGCTGGCCGGACCAGGCCATCCGCGTGTTCTCGATTGCCGCCATCGCGACGCCGTCGTTCTGGCTGGCCATCCTGCTCATCCAGTGGTTCGCCCTGCCGGCGGGTTCGATCTTCCCCACCGGAGGCCTGGACTGGGCCGATCAGTACGGCTTTGTCGGCTGGATGTATTCCATGGCCCTGCCCGCACTGGCCCTGGGCCTGCCGGTCTCCGCTTCCCTCATCCGGGTGGTGCGAACATCCATGGTTGAGGAGCTGGACCGCGATTACGTCCGCACGGCCATCGGCAACGGCGTTCCGTACCGGACCGTCGTGGCCCGGAACGTGCTGCGCAACGCCCTGGTAACCCCGGTTACCGTCCTGGGCCTGCGGATCGGCTATCTGCTGGGCGGCGCCGTGGTGATCGAGAAAATCTTCAACCTCAACGGCATGGGAGACCTGATCATCGTCGGGCTCAACACCTCGGACACCAACCTCGTCCAGGGTGCCGTGCTGACCATCGCGGTGGCGTTCGTCGTCGTCAACATCCTGGTGGATGTCCTCTACGTACTCATCAATCCCCGGATCCGGACGGTATAA
- a CDS encoding dipeptide/oligopeptide/nickel ABC transporter permease/ATP-binding protein, with translation MRNGLAERLATSGARFTSLKLSSKLALAFLVLVAFIAVTGPMLAPFGENESSAPVLPPGGEHLMGTDGNSYDVFSRLLYGARVSAAIGLGSVLVAVVLGAVLGALAATSRKSVNEGIMRVLDIMMAFPGIALAAALLFALKDYSVALFGSTVPVIIFAIAIVYTPQLARVVRANVLAQYGEDYVRAERVIGAGRLFILTKHVVRNTAAPVLVFATVMVADAIILEASLSFLGAGVQPPSASWGNVMADGRNVVFSGAWWPTTFGGIAILLTVLALNILAEGLTDAMVNPRPRRAAPVKDAMVKDTVVKEAAAAAAVPAPADAAVAAPPAATEGTVVEDTAAGTLINQPGSLAALAEELELLAAVENRRTDRLPAVGEEAPVILEVRDLSIRFPGRYGDTAIVDRVSFTVREGETMGLVGESGCGKSITSLAIMGLLPPTAVLSGSITFNGKELLTNDKRERDQRYRGLRGEQIAMVYQDALSSLNPSMLIKDQLLQLTRRNGRKSPRELLELVKLDPERTLKSYPHELSGGQRQRVLVAMALSRSPKIIVADEPTTALDVTVQKQVVDLLNELREELGFAMVFVSHDLALVASLAHRITVMYAGQVVESAGASELMRNPHHEYTRGLLGAVLSIESDADRLHQIQGTVPSPREFAAGDRFAERSLRPDADPDQILSFVRVGEGEHYWASHLTDSHNDDGATLAAAGTSAEGQA, from the coding sequence ATGCGCAACGGACTCGCTGAACGGCTCGCCACATCCGGCGCCCGCTTCACTTCCCTGAAACTCAGTTCCAAGCTCGCCCTGGCGTTCCTGGTCCTGGTGGCGTTCATCGCCGTCACCGGACCCATGCTCGCCCCGTTCGGCGAGAACGAATCCAGCGCCCCGGTGCTTCCGCCCGGCGGCGAGCACCTGATGGGCACCGACGGGAACAGCTACGACGTGTTCTCCCGGCTGCTGTACGGCGCCCGCGTCTCCGCGGCGATCGGCCTCGGCTCGGTACTGGTGGCCGTGGTCCTCGGCGCCGTCCTCGGAGCCCTGGCCGCAACATCCCGCAAGTCGGTCAATGAAGGCATCATGCGCGTCCTGGACATCATGATGGCGTTCCCCGGCATCGCGCTGGCCGCCGCCCTGCTGTTTGCCCTCAAGGACTATTCGGTTGCCCTCTTCGGGTCCACCGTTCCGGTGATCATCTTCGCTATTGCCATTGTCTACACGCCGCAGCTGGCCCGGGTGGTCCGCGCCAACGTCCTCGCCCAGTACGGCGAGGACTATGTCCGCGCCGAACGCGTGATCGGCGCCGGCCGGCTGTTCATCCTGACCAAACACGTGGTCCGCAACACCGCGGCCCCCGTGCTCGTTTTCGCCACGGTAATGGTGGCTGACGCCATCATCCTGGAGGCGTCCCTGTCCTTCCTCGGCGCCGGTGTCCAGCCGCCGTCCGCCTCCTGGGGCAACGTGATGGCCGACGGCCGCAACGTGGTCTTCAGCGGGGCCTGGTGGCCGACGACGTTTGGCGGCATTGCCATCCTGCTCACCGTCCTGGCGCTGAACATCCTGGCCGAAGGACTCACCGATGCCATGGTCAATCCGCGTCCGCGCCGGGCCGCACCGGTGAAGGACGCCATGGTTAAGGACACCGTGGTGAAGGAAGCGGCTGCCGCAGCCGCCGTTCCCGCACCGGCAGATGCCGCCGTCGCCGCTCCGCCCGCAGCGACCGAAGGAACCGTGGTGGAGGACACCGCCGCCGGCACCCTCATCAACCAGCCCGGATCCCTGGCCGCCCTGGCCGAGGAGCTGGAGCTGCTCGCCGCCGTGGAGAACCGCCGGACCGACAGGCTGCCCGCCGTCGGCGAGGAGGCCCCCGTCATCCTCGAAGTCCGCGACCTGTCCATCCGCTTCCCGGGCCGCTACGGCGACACCGCCATTGTGGACCGGGTCAGCTTCACCGTCCGCGAGGGCGAAACCATGGGCCTGGTGGGGGAATCCGGCTGCGGCAAATCCATCACGTCCCTGGCCATCATGGGACTGCTGCCGCCCACCGCGGTGCTCAGCGGATCCATCACATTCAACGGCAAGGAACTGCTGACCAACGACAAGCGCGAACGCGACCAGCGCTACCGCGGACTGCGCGGGGAGCAGATTGCCATGGTGTACCAGGACGCGCTGAGCTCGCTCAACCCGTCCATGCTGATCAAGGACCAGCTGTTGCAGCTCACCCGCCGCAACGGCCGCAAGTCCCCGCGCGAACTGCTGGAACTGGTGAAGCTGGACCCCGAGCGGACCCTCAAGAGCTATCCGCACGAGCTCTCCGGCGGACAGCGCCAGCGCGTGCTCGTGGCGATGGCCCTGTCCCGCTCGCCGAAGATCATCGTCGCTGACGAGCCCACCACAGCCCTGGACGTCACCGTCCAGAAACAGGTGGTGGACCTGCTCAACGAACTGCGCGAGGAACTCGGCTTTGCCATGGTCTTCGTCAGCCATGACCTGGCCCTGGTAGCCTCCCTGGCGCACCGCATCACCGTGATGTATGCCGGCCAGGTGGTGGAATCCGCCGGAGCATCCGAACTGATGCGCAACCCGCACCACGAGTACACCCGCGGCCTGCTCGGCGCCGTGCTGTCCATCGAGTCCGACGCCGACCGGCTGCACCAGATCCAGGGCACCGTTCCCTCGCCGCGCGAATTCGCGGCCGGAGACCGGTTTGCCGAACGCTCCCTGCGTCCGGACGCCGATCCGGACCAGATCCTGTCCTTTGTCCGTGTGGGCGAGGGCGAGCACTACTGGGCCAGCCACCTGACAGACAGCCACAACGACGACGGCGCCACCTTGGCCGCCGCCGGCACCAGTGCCGAAGGACAAGCATGA
- a CDS encoding ATP-binding cassette domain-containing protein: MSTESMSTHSLNAAAPARTTPVLELRGLKVYHRTRTGSIFRPNIVKAVDGVDFTVRRGETVGVVGESGCGKSTLASVLVGLQQPTAGEVLFHGKPISIRRAAERKRFGQDVAVVFQDPSTALNPRMTIQDILTDPLQVHGIGDARSRAAKVKDLLALVGLPYTAAEVTPHQVSGGQRQRVAIARALALDPAVIVADEPTSALDVSVRAQVLNLLADLKRELNLGMVFISHDIQTVRYVSDRICVMYYGRIVEEGPAEDIFANPKDDYTRKLLGAAPSLLHP, from the coding sequence ATGAGCACCGAATCCATGAGCACTCATTCCTTGAACGCAGCGGCGCCCGCCCGCACCACACCGGTCCTGGAACTGCGCGGCCTCAAGGTCTACCACCGCACCCGCACCGGATCCATCTTCCGCCCCAACATCGTCAAGGCCGTGGACGGCGTGGACTTCACCGTCCGCCGCGGCGAAACGGTGGGCGTGGTGGGGGAGTCCGGCTGCGGCAAGTCCACCCTGGCCTCGGTCCTGGTGGGGCTGCAGCAGCCCACCGCCGGGGAGGTCCTGTTCCACGGCAAGCCGATCAGCATCCGGCGCGCCGCGGAACGGAAGCGCTTCGGCCAAGATGTCGCCGTCGTCTTCCAAGATCCGTCCACCGCGCTGAACCCGCGGATGACCATCCAGGACATCCTCACCGATCCGCTGCAGGTCCACGGGATCGGAGACGCCCGGTCCCGGGCAGCCAAGGTCAAGGACCTGCTGGCGCTGGTGGGGCTGCCCTACACCGCCGCTGAGGTCACCCCTCACCAGGTTTCCGGCGGACAGCGTCAGCGTGTAGCCATTGCCCGGGCCCTGGCCCTGGATCCCGCGGTGATCGTGGCGGATGAGCCCACCTCGGCCCTGGACGTGTCCGTCCGGGCCCAGGTGCTGAACCTGCTGGCTGACCTGAAGCGCGAACTGAACCTGGGCATGGTCTTCATTTCCCATGACATCCAGACCGTCCGCTATGTTTCCGACCGTATCTGCGTCATGTACTACGGCCGGATTGTCGAAGAGGGACCGGCCGAAGACATCTTCGCCAACCCGAAGGACGACTACACCCGCAAGCTGCTGGGCGCCGCGCCCAGCCTGCTGCACCCCTGA
- a CDS encoding ABC transporter substrate-binding protein — translation MASGKRIRTAAAAGTAAVLVLAGCASGSGADETESAEGLTPVKLQLQWFSQAQFAGYYAALDQGYFEDEGLDVEIVEGGADIVPQDVLASGDVDYAISWVPKVLGSIEQGANITNVAQIFERSATLQVAMADSGIDGPEDLAGKKVGSWGYGNEWELFAGLKNAGVEAGDIELIQQAFDMNGFLSGDIDAAQAMTYNEYAQVLETVNPETGELYQPEDLTVIDWNEEGSAMLQDAIWADAARLAEDTEYQDTTTAFVKAAIKGWIYAKDNPEEAATIVTDSGSTLGQSHQLWMTNETNKLIFPSTNGVGMIDEAAWKQTVDIAMGTENETGTTILTTEPPETAYTNEYVEKALAELEEEGVDTKGADYEPIEVTLAEGGN, via the coding sequence ATGGCAAGTGGAAAACGCATCCGCACCGCCGCAGCGGCAGGAACCGCCGCAGTCCTGGTTTTGGCCGGCTGTGCCTCGGGCAGCGGCGCGGACGAGACAGAATCCGCAGAGGGACTGACTCCGGTGAAACTCCAGCTGCAGTGGTTTTCGCAGGCCCAGTTTGCCGGCTACTACGCGGCGCTGGACCAGGGATATTTTGAGGACGAGGGCCTGGACGTGGAAATTGTTGAGGGCGGCGCGGACATCGTCCCGCAGGACGTGCTGGCCTCCGGCGATGTGGACTACGCCATTTCCTGGGTGCCGAAGGTGCTGGGTTCCATTGAACAGGGCGCCAACATCACCAACGTGGCGCAGATCTTTGAGCGCAGCGCAACGCTGCAGGTGGCGATGGCGGATTCCGGCATCGACGGCCCGGAGGATCTCGCGGGTAAAAAGGTGGGTTCCTGGGGGTACGGCAATGAATGGGAGCTCTTCGCCGGCCTAAAGAACGCAGGGGTGGAAGCGGGGGACATTGAGCTGATTCAGCAGGCCTTCGATATGAACGGTTTCCTGTCCGGGGACATCGATGCGGCCCAGGCCATGACCTACAACGAGTACGCGCAGGTGCTGGAGACGGTGAACCCTGAGACGGGGGAGCTGTACCAGCCCGAGGACCTGACGGTTATCGACTGGAACGAAGAAGGCTCCGCCATGCTGCAGGACGCCATTTGGGCGGACGCCGCGCGGCTGGCAGAGGACACCGAGTATCAGGACACCACCACGGCGTTCGTCAAGGCGGCCATCAAGGGCTGGATCTACGCCAAGGACAATCCGGAGGAAGCGGCCACAATTGTCACCGACTCCGGGTCAACCCTGGGCCAGAGCCACCAGCTGTGGATGACCAATGAAACCAACAAGCTGATTTTCCCCTCCACCAACGGCGTCGGGATGATCGACGAGGCGGCTTGGAAGCAGACCGTGGACATCGCCATGGGAACAGAGAACGAAACGGGAACCACCATCCTGACCACGGAACCGCCGGAGACCGCCTACACCAACGAGTATGTGGAGAAGGCGCTGGCAGAGCTGGAAGAAGAAGGGGTGGACACCAAGGGTGCGGACTACGAGCCGATCGAGGTGACCCTGGCCGAGGGCGGCAACTAG
- a CDS encoding ABC transporter substrate-binding protein, which translates to MSTTSESTGFLRNASRRDFLRIAGVLGTASAFAGSLAACSPGGAPAASGTGAAAADSIEAGISYSLSTGFDPMSATGATPVAANLHIFEGLTELHPATRKPYLALAAAEPEKVNDTTYRVTLREGATFHNGEPVTVDDVVYSFERVLDPANASLFAGFIPFIASVTADGDAVKFELKYPFAEFGPRISVVKIVPKALAQDKAAFDLAPLGSGPYKFVSAVKEDRIVFKKFEEYNGSYPAKVTDMTWLLLADPAARVAAVPSRTQAIEDIPYLDVDQLKAKLDVESVQSFGLLFMMFNCASEKFADKRVRQALHYATNTEDIISKALLGNAAAATSYFQKGHPSYTEAGTVYGYDPEKAKALLKEAGMENMTVTLTSTDAGWVTKVTPLIKESWDAIGITTTLEPLQSAAVYAPEKVGGQNFDVLIAPGDPSVFGNDGDLLLSWFYRGDTWAKNRMAWAGTPEYAEVQAKLDEAVQKEPAEAKKLHAAVVDIVAEEVPLYPLFHRQLPTAWDSSTLDGFAPLPTTGLSFVGVGRK; encoded by the coding sequence ATGAGTACAACTTCCGAGAGCACCGGCTTTCTCCGGAACGCCAGCCGGCGCGATTTCCTGCGCATTGCCGGTGTCCTGGGCACCGCGTCAGCCTTTGCCGGCTCCCTGGCTGCGTGCAGCCCGGGCGGTGCACCTGCCGCCAGCGGCACCGGCGCCGCTGCAGCAGACTCCATTGAAGCCGGAATTTCCTATTCCCTCTCCACCGGCTTCGACCCGATGTCCGCCACTGGCGCAACGCCGGTGGCCGCCAACCTCCACATCTTCGAAGGCCTGACGGAGCTGCACCCGGCCACCCGGAAGCCGTACCTGGCCCTGGCCGCGGCCGAACCCGAAAAGGTCAACGACACCACGTACCGCGTCACGCTCCGTGAGGGCGCAACGTTCCACAACGGCGAGCCCGTCACCGTCGACGACGTCGTCTACTCCTTTGAACGCGTGCTCGATCCGGCGAACGCCTCCCTGTTTGCCGGTTTCATCCCCTTCATCGCCTCGGTCACCGCCGACGGCGACGCCGTGAAGTTCGAGCTGAAGTACCCCTTCGCCGAGTTCGGCCCGCGCATTTCCGTGGTCAAGATCGTTCCCAAGGCCCTGGCCCAGGACAAGGCAGCCTTTGACCTGGCGCCGTTGGGCAGCGGACCGTACAAGTTTGTCTCAGCGGTCAAGGAAGACCGGATTGTCTTCAAGAAGTTCGAGGAGTACAACGGCTCCTACCCGGCCAAGGTCACCGACATGACCTGGCTGCTGCTGGCGGACCCGGCGGCTCGCGTTGCGGCGGTTCCGTCCCGCACCCAGGCCATCGAGGATATTCCCTACCTGGATGTGGACCAGCTCAAGGCCAAGCTGGATGTGGAGTCCGTGCAGTCCTTCGGCCTGCTGTTCATGATGTTCAACTGTGCTTCGGAGAAGTTCGCCGACAAGCGGGTGCGGCAGGCTCTGCATTACGCCACCAACACCGAGGACATCATTTCCAAGGCGCTGCTGGGCAACGCCGCCGCCGCAACCTCCTACTTCCAGAAGGGCCACCCGTCCTACACGGAAGCCGGCACCGTCTACGGTTATGACCCGGAGAAGGCCAAGGCTCTGCTCAAGGAAGCCGGCATGGAAAACATGACCGTTACGCTGACCTCCACCGACGCCGGCTGGGTCACCAAGGTGACCCCGCTGATTAAGGAAAGCTGGGACGCGATTGGCATCACCACCACGCTGGAACCCCTCCAGTCCGCGGCGGTCTACGCCCCGGAAAAGGTGGGCGGCCAGAACTTCGATGTGCTCATTGCGCCGGGCGATCCCTCGGTCTTCGGCAACGACGGCGACCTGCTGCTGAGCTGGTTCTACCGCGGCGACACCTGGGCGAAGAACCGCATGGCCTGGGCCGGCACCCCGGAGTACGCGGAGGTCCAGGCAAAGCTGGACGAAGCGGTCCAGAAGGAGCCGGCAGAAGCGAAAAAGCTGCACGCCGCCGTCGTCGACATTGTTGCCGAAGAGGTGCCCCTGTACCCGCTCTTCCACCGCCAGCTTCCCACCGCGTGGGACAGCAGCACGCTCGACGGCTTTGCGCCGCTTCCGACCACCGGCCTCTCCTTCGTAGGCGTCGGCCGGAAGTAA
- a CDS encoding ThuA domain-containing protein, with protein sequence MTRPSALLLTGTGRYADPWHPFTETSHALAGILDESGFDVIVAADAEAALEWLTSSWNWPDLLAVNVGLPRDGAPSPGRAAAAGLSAWLAGRRPLLACHSSSTSFTDLPEWKQALGGSWTRGTSMHPDHGPADILVDRNSGSVAASIPDFQLTDERYSWLDTHPDITVHARHLHENVAHPLIWSYERDGGGRTFYDALGHDAASYESPEHRELLRRGIEWLAESVPLRPGTPPETADPSTAQLPNS encoded by the coding sequence ATGACCAGACCCAGCGCACTGCTGCTGACAGGAACCGGACGTTACGCCGATCCCTGGCACCCGTTCACCGAGACATCCCACGCACTCGCGGGGATCTTGGATGAGTCGGGGTTCGACGTCATTGTGGCCGCGGATGCGGAGGCAGCATTGGAATGGTTGACCAGTTCCTGGAACTGGCCCGATCTGCTGGCCGTCAATGTCGGCCTGCCCCGCGACGGGGCGCCATCCCCTGGCCGAGCTGCCGCCGCCGGCTTGAGCGCCTGGCTGGCCGGCCGCCGTCCACTGCTGGCCTGCCACTCGAGCTCCACCAGTTTTACGGATCTGCCGGAGTGGAAGCAGGCACTGGGAGGCAGCTGGACACGGGGCACCTCCATGCATCCGGACCACGGTCCTGCCGACATCCTGGTGGACCGGAACTCGGGTTCCGTGGCCGCCAGCATCCCGGACTTCCAGCTCACCGATGAACGGTACAGCTGGCTGGACACTCATCCGGACATCACGGTCCACGCCCGCCACCTCCATGAGAACGTGGCTCATCCGCTGATCTGGTCCTACGAGCGCGACGGCGGCGGCCGCACCTTCTACGATGCACTGGGCCACGACGCCGCATCCTACGAGTCTCCTGAGCACCGGGAACTCCTGCGCCGGGGAATTGAGTGGCTGGCTGAGTCGGTGCCGCTGCGTCCCGGAACACCTCCGGAGACAGCTGACCCGTCAACAGCCCAGCTGCCCAACAGCTGA